One Clavelina lepadiformis chromosome 1, kaClaLepa1.1, whole genome shotgun sequence genomic region harbors:
- the LOC143466850 gene encoding uncharacterized protein LOC143466850 isoform X1 — translation MNGESSVGIDGKVLTGNAGNSSNTDVASCIGYENFPAFAFFMTWVGMVLAITGHGVGILALMIFGIIVLFLEIWVRKQQATPININRGKRCPSFMIIPTHVTLLLDQGFPTFFAARTPSSAQLNVKPVQTMFNLVPPRGTSTPS, via the exons ATGAATGGTGAATCAAGTGTTGGCATAGAtggaaaagttctaacagggaATGCTGGCAACAGCAGCAATACCGACGTCGCGTCGTGTATAG GATATGAAAATTTTCCAGCGTTTGCATTTTTCATGACATGGGTGGGAATGGTGCTTGCAATAACTGGACACGGCGTTGGCATTCTAGCCCTTATGATATTTGGaatcattgttttgtttctag AGATTTGGGTCCGAAAACAACAGGCAACACCTATCAACATCAACAGAGGAAAAAGATGTCCAAGTTTCATGATCATACCTACCCACGTCACTCTTCTATTAgaccaggggttcccaaccttttttgctgcTCGTACCCCTTCGTCAG cTCAATTAAACGTTAAACCGGTTCAAACGATGTTCAATCTCGTACCCCCAAGGGGTACGAGTACCCCCAGTTGA
- the LOC143466850 gene encoding uncharacterized protein LOC143466850 isoform X2, with protein sequence MNGESSVGIDGKVLTGNAGNSSNTDVASCIGYENFPAFAFFMTWVGMVLAITGHGVGILALMIFGIIVLFLGTNFQAFQTATPNLGSHQTSKHVYPTNVIFQKEQYRQNENPPPVTVAVQSSPS encoded by the exons ATGAATGGTGAATCAAGTGTTGGCATAGAtggaaaagttctaacagggaATGCTGGCAACAGCAGCAATACCGACGTCGCGTCGTGTATAG GATATGAAAATTTTCCAGCGTTTGCATTTTTCATGACATGGGTGGGAATGGTGCTTGCAATAACTGGACACGGCGTTGGCATTCTAGCCCTTATGATATTTGGaatcattgttttgtttctag GGACCAACTTCCAAGCTTTTCAGACGGCAACACCCAATCTAGGCTCACACCAAACGTCCAAACACGTATATCCAACGAATGTGATTTTTCAGAAAGAGCAATACCGGCAAAATGAAAATCCGCCGCCGGTAACGGTAGCAGTACAATCCTCGCCGTCATAG